Genomic window (Methyloprofundus sp.):
GCGCATGATTTAGGCTTTGCCAAAGAGCAGCAACAATTTTGGCAAGCCTTACAAAAGCAATGTGACTGGGACAGGCAATCGACAGTCATGATTGATGATAGTCTTGCCGTATTACGCGCGGCACAGCGCTTTGGTATTAGTGAGTTAATCTCTATCAATAAACCGGACTCACAAAAAGCCAGCAAATCAATTAAAGAGTTTGCAGCGATTACTGATTTTCGTGAACTGATGCCGATCAAGTAATCGTTAAATTAAGGGAGGGGATTTAATAATCAACGATTACAGTCTGACCTAAATGGCTACTGTTGTGTTTCTAATCAAACACTTGCCTTAGGCTTGGCATGTGTGCGTTTATGATCAGGCTTAGCTCTTTTAGGGTATGGTTTGCGTGGTGTTCTTGCTCTTGGCGCAGGTTTTTTTACTTCAGCCAATAAATCTGTTGTTATCCGCCCAACAGGCACTTTCTGCCCAATATAGTCTTCAATATCAGGCATGGAATAAGCATAGTCCTCACAGATAAAACTAATCGCCTCACCCTCAGCACCAAAGCGAGCAGTACGCCCAATTCGATGCACATAATCCTCAGCATCTTGGGGTAAGTCATAATTAAAAACATGCGAGACATCTGGGATATGCAAGCCTCGGGCAGCAACATCAGTAGCAATCATAATGGTTACTTTACTTTCCTGAAAGTCAGCCAATAAACGTTGCCGTTTTTCTTGTGCAACATCCCCACTCAATAACGCCGCTTTATATCCATTTGCAGCTAAATAATCTTCTAACTGTTCCGCACTACGCTTTGTATTAACAAAAATGATACATCTCTCAGGTTTTTGTGATGCCATCAGCCCAAGTAGTAACGGTATTTTTTGATCATTTGCAGGACAAAATGCTTGTTGCTTAATAGATGTTGAAGTCACCTCCTCACTTGCAATTTTAACCATGACTGGTTGGTGCATATGCTCATATGCCAGTTCAGATACTTTAAATGATAATGTTGCAGAAAACAGTAAATTTAAGCGCTTTTCTGCACTAGGCATACGGTTCAATAAATAGCGTATATCTTTGATAAAGCCCATATCAAACATTCTATCCGCTTCGTCCAATACCATCACCTGGATATAATTCAAGGAGAAAGCTTTCTGCCGATAAAAATCAATAATCCGTCCAGGTGTTGCGATAATAATATCTACATTGGTTTGCACTGTTTTCAGCTGTTTCTGGTAATCAGTACCACCGTAAATTAGAGCTAAATTAAAATTTAAGTGCTTACCTAACTGTAGTGCGTCCTTATGGATTTGAATCGCAAGCTCGCGAGTGGGCGCAAGAATAATGGCTCGGGGATACTTTCTTTTTTCACTAGTATCATTCAAGAGTCGCTGAAAGGTTGCTAGTAGAAAGCTTGCCGTTTTTCCAGTACCTGTTTGTGCTTGTCCTGCAACATCTCTGTCTCTTAACGCAATAGGTAAAGATTTATCTTGAATTGGCGTGCAATAATCAAAACCTGCCTCTTTTAGGCCACGCAAAATTGGCGGTGAAAGTTCCAAATTAATGAAACGAGTCTCTGTTAAATGTGTTTTCTTCATGATTATAGAATACAGCAATAACCGCTTGT
Coding sequences:
- a CDS encoding ATP-dependent RNA helicase RhlB: MKKTHLTETRFINLELSPPILRGLKEAGFDYCTPIQDKSLPIALRDRDVAGQAQTGTGKTASFLLATFQRLLNDTSEKRKYPRAIILAPTRELAIQIHKDALQLGKHLNFNLALIYGGTDYQKQLKTVQTNVDIIIATPGRIIDFYRQKAFSLNYIQVMVLDEADRMFDMGFIKDIRYLLNRMPSAEKRLNLLFSATLSFKVSELAYEHMHQPVMVKIASEEVTSTSIKQQAFCPANDQKIPLLLGLMASQKPERCIIFVNTKRSAEQLEDYLAANGYKAALLSGDVAQEKRQRLLADFQESKVTIMIATDVAARGLHIPDVSHVFNYDLPQDAEDYVHRIGRTARFGAEGEAISFICEDYAYSMPDIEDYIGQKVPVGRITTDLLAEVKKPAPRARTPRKPYPKRAKPDHKRTHAKPKASV